A genomic window from Luteolibacter sp. LG18 includes:
- a CDS encoding LamG-like jellyroll fold domain-containing protein: MSFPSSIACLAASWLCVVTSVGVAAVEVAPRATFDFVTKGGIRYPGVRFKRSATVAGSNYELLAASTPSGPWSTCFSVLEPVAGSSDEVVLRQAAVTSGAYGFLRLKVSSATAPAPAEYTIQGPVTMGEMVTVGRASWQSDSSPAIRYQWLLNGVAIPGETRSWLVVPAADGVLSCEITISDGGQGSVIRTVGTPIPQAPFSFRWRLDGARDFPSVGEGAVVPQWTGTGISSAVQDLATARPVYRNHAVTFDGNDHLSFPMWEGGIGGSWTIAALAKFDNPSIPDYGTLWGATSNRALETFHFKNGLGLITGTEKEAFVASPGFGLLLPNDNWRKVVMTSEGGTIRCWIDGVGQSTAATTGVAASLSGAFRVGKGRDGSANAPFSLRWLAFYPSSLNAAQLGALSTYLEGLKEGQSPPTTLFIEGGQSNHQVSHATTSGMRAAAFPNPSFAVDAGTGGTPLYYWWSFVHNDPRQGMGVCPEIDVSAAPVNSVARQAAGKFRGQATLDSWKTALEGIAANPRRQVFVHWSEGETATGDSRYTWLPNTDGDWSLVMKDAYQNADDYPTLAAGWNAHIRTTYACPDAFFIYHFVAFPDALQPGMVQEEGIVRRNWNLRQAMRNDPRWLANDITGMEREPDNIHLTSPATKAVSSPDTGSECFGRAQVRLDRAAAHLATLSYDARMLAMRAIDMGQELTDAQMDACEAFVASPAFGHLHSLVVPVLVASNKTFDQPRARRSNLLVHLWDRYNTKFEAVQPPRTLVHSEPGADPAAIRSAVGALLTAWGLQDQIDVVEDLPDLK, from the coding sequence ATGTCTTTCCCGTCGTCGATCGCCTGTCTTGCGGCCTCATGGCTGTGTGTTGTCACTTCGGTGGGCGTGGCGGCGGTTGAGGTTGCTCCTCGTGCGACCTTCGATTTCGTCACCAAAGGCGGAATCCGTTATCCGGGCGTCCGCTTCAAGCGTTCCGCCACGGTGGCGGGTTCGAATTATGAACTGTTGGCCGCGTCCACACCCAGTGGTCCTTGGAGCACTTGCTTTTCGGTTTTGGAGCCGGTGGCGGGCAGCTCGGATGAGGTCGTTCTGCGACAGGCAGCCGTGACCTCCGGAGCGTACGGGTTCCTGCGTCTGAAGGTCTCGTCCGCTACCGCGCCCGCCCCGGCCGAATACACGATCCAAGGGCCCGTCACGATGGGAGAAATGGTGACCGTGGGACGGGCGTCGTGGCAATCGGACTCCAGCCCGGCGATCCGCTATCAATGGTTGTTGAACGGAGTGGCGATTCCCGGTGAGACCCGCTCCTGGCTGGTGGTTCCCGCCGCGGATGGCGTGCTGAGTTGCGAGATCACGATTTCGGACGGCGGACAGGGTAGCGTCATCCGGACCGTCGGCACTCCGATTCCGCAGGCCCCGTTTTCCTTTCGCTGGCGTCTCGATGGCGCGAGGGATTTCCCTTCGGTGGGCGAAGGCGCGGTCGTTCCGCAATGGACCGGCACCGGCATCAGCTCGGCGGTGCAGGATCTCGCCACGGCGCGTCCGGTCTACCGGAACCATGCTGTGACCTTCGATGGCAACGACCATCTCTCCTTCCCGATGTGGGAGGGCGGCATCGGCGGGAGTTGGACGATCGCGGCACTCGCGAAGTTCGATAATCCCTCCATCCCGGATTACGGCACCTTGTGGGGCGCCACCTCGAACCGGGCTCTCGAGACCTTTCATTTCAAAAACGGCCTGGGCCTCATCACCGGGACGGAGAAGGAGGCGTTCGTGGCCTCGCCCGGGTTCGGCCTGCTGCTTCCCAATGACAATTGGCGCAAGGTCGTCATGACGAGCGAGGGTGGAACGATCCGGTGCTGGATCGACGGGGTGGGCCAGAGCACGGCGGCGACGACCGGGGTGGCAGCCTCGTTGAGCGGGGCGTTCCGTGTCGGCAAGGGCCGCGATGGCAGTGCCAACGCGCCTTTCTCCCTGCGCTGGCTGGCATTCTATCCCTCCAGCCTCAATGCCGCCCAGTTGGGAGCCCTCTCGACCTATCTGGAGGGATTGAAGGAAGGACAGTCTCCGCCCACCACCCTCTTCATCGAAGGCGGGCAGAGCAACCACCAGGTCTCGCACGCCACCACCAGCGGCATGCGGGCCGCGGCCTTCCCCAATCCTTCGTTCGCGGTGGATGCCGGCACGGGAGGGACGCCGCTCTACTACTGGTGGAGTTTCGTCCACAATGATCCTCGCCAAGGCATGGGGGTCTGTCCCGAGATCGATGTGTCGGCGGCCCCCGTCAATTCCGTGGCCCGGCAGGCGGCGGGCAAGTTCAGGGGACAGGCCACGCTGGATTCGTGGAAGACCGCCCTGGAGGGAATCGCCGCGAATCCGCGCCGCCAGGTTTTCGTCCATTGGTCGGAAGGCGAAACCGCCACTGGCGATAGCCGTTACACCTGGCTGCCCAATACCGACGGCGACTGGTCGCTGGTCATGAAGGACGCGTATCAGAATGCCGACGATTACCCGACCCTGGCGGCGGGCTGGAACGCGCACATCCGCACCACCTACGCCTGTCCAGACGCGTTTTTCATCTACCACTTCGTCGCGTTTCCGGACGCGCTCCAGCCCGGCATGGTCCAGGAGGAAGGCATTGTCCGGAGAAACTGGAACCTCCGCCAGGCGATGCGGAATGACCCGCGGTGGCTGGCGAACGACATCACCGGCATGGAACGGGAGCCGGACAACATCCACCTCACCAGCCCGGCGACGAAGGCGGTGTCGTCGCCGGACACGGGCAGCGAGTGTTTCGGGCGAGCCCAGGTCCGGCTGGACCGGGCGGCGGCGCATCTGGCCACCCTTAGCTATGACGCGCGGATGCTGGCGATGCGGGCCATCGACATGGGCCAGGAGCTGACGGACGCCCAGATGGACGCGTGCGAGGCGTTCGTGGCCTCCCCGGCGTTCGGCCACCTGCATTCGCTGGTCGTTCCCGTGCTCGTGGCTTCGAACAAGACCTTCGACCAGCCCCGTGCCCGGCGCAGTAACCTGCTGGTGCACCTGTGGGATCGCTACAACACCAAGTTCGAAGCCGTCCAACCTCCCCGCACTTTGGTTCATAGCGAGCCGGGTGCCGATCCGGCCGCGATCCGTTCGGCGGTGGGTGCCTTGCTCACGGCTTGGGGGCTGCAGGATCAGATCGACGTGGTGGAAGATCTGCCGGATTTGAAGTAA
- a CDS encoding methyltransferase domain-containing protein, translating to MPNIYETDKLLSEYLLFHYGSDAEILGERAGNPALSSALGFPVRTASRFTPGEVARGLDLGCAVGRSTYEMSRNCAEVTGVDFSASFVSAAETLRDGHSLRYARLEEAAVSIGLVAQAPEGIDPARVRFETGDAMDLRADLGSFDRVHAANLLCRLPEPRRLIDRLPDLVHPGGELVLATPCTWLADFTPPENWPPGSTFDWLQDSLSPAFELLHAQDEPFLIRETARKFQFTFSLLTLWRRKRKPV from the coding sequence ATGCCGAACATCTACGAAACCGACAAGCTCCTCTCCGAGTATCTCCTCTTCCACTACGGCAGCGACGCGGAGATCCTCGGCGAGCGGGCTGGCAATCCGGCCTTGTCCTCCGCCCTCGGGTTTCCGGTCCGCACCGCCTCCCGCTTCACGCCGGGCGAGGTGGCGCGCGGGTTGGACCTCGGCTGTGCGGTCGGACGATCCACCTACGAGATGTCCCGTAACTGCGCGGAGGTGACCGGCGTCGATTTCTCCGCGTCGTTCGTGTCCGCGGCGGAAACGCTGCGGGATGGCCACAGTCTCCGCTACGCGCGGCTGGAGGAGGCCGCCGTGTCCATCGGCCTCGTCGCCCAGGCCCCGGAGGGCATCGACCCGGCGCGCGTCCGCTTCGAAACCGGCGATGCCATGGACCTGCGCGCGGATCTCGGCTCGTTCGACCGCGTCCACGCCGCGAACTTGCTGTGCCGCCTGCCGGAACCGCGGCGCTTGATCGATCGCCTTCCCGATCTGGTCCACCCCGGCGGCGAGCTGGTCCTCGCCACGCCCTGCACCTGGCTGGCGGATTTCACCCCGCCGGAGAACTGGCCGCCCGGCTCCACCTTCGATTGGCTCCAAGACTCCCTGTCCCCGGCGTTCGAGCTTCTCCACGCCCAAGACGAGCCGTTCCTGATCCGGGAAACCGCCCGGAAGTTCCAGTTCACGTTCTCGCTGTTGACGCTCTGGCGGCGGAAGCGAAAGCCGGTTTGA
- a CDS encoding CotH kinase family protein, producing the protein MKTHPLAGLACYLVASACLDATPVTIGDPSFEGNSLAASGYSTNIGPEWTGTNGQNSGNAFEEYITGFASSGTDHLGMELNYDVWQDLGVTYQANTRYTLTVGCGNRTGNTQPGNQSEYHLADSTGAVHATGLFNASTLTAMTFADAPALVFDTPNDPTAVGKTIRILLRSRGTGRSHFDNIRLDAQTLIPAGGATVVNNPATAVTATTATLNGSITAIGNDAPSVTIFWGPQNGGITPANWAHSVTLAGTWSGDFSTSLSGLTRGTAYYYAARATNSAGDSWAQPAGSFETDPLPAAVSNLAATNVGATSATIGAQVTDDGGEAPVVTLYYGTTDGGTAQGAWASSMSLGTLTTSATTNLAGLTSGATYYFRAYAQNSGGNAWAAASGSFSTPVVVLPVVETRSADGVTGSTATMKGEVTSTGGSVPTITLFYGPSDGGTNPGSWANTVSLNTQSGEFSKFVTGLSPSTTLYYRFRAVNASGTAWSADAASFTTTALVPTTAVINEFHYKAADDTSLEEFIELYNPGDTSLDVSGWTLSSAVTYTIGATVSIPAGGYLVICQDPATMLSKFGVTALGPWSGSLNSSGEKIVLKNAGGTTIDSVDYKVGFPWPTASAGGGSSAELVNATLDNDLGGSWRASGAGATTPATYIAAGATGWKYKKGTAEASSPVEAWRDTAYNDSAWTTGTAGFGYAGGYTLGTTLSDMKGTGASNYSTLYLRKSFTITQTPQKLLLRLKYDDGCVVWINGHEVARKSAASGQLAYTALATTDHPASAFEEVTIDPADSVLVGGTNVIAVQGLNLTKNSSDFFFDLELKEVPAVSSVPTPGAKNSVYRAPNLVAPQARQVAHSPAQPVANQPVTITARITDPDGMGAVSLAYQTVNPGSYIRPTDAAYATGWTSVTMVDDGTNGDVTAGDSTYTAVIPGTVQTNRRLVRYKVTFADALGNSQTVPYDDDEQKNFAYYVYDGLPSWQGAFRPGTTAVQTFSPSVLNTVPVYTLVANGTDVINCQYNSGYDETRFYGTFVYDGVVYDNIQFRNRGEASTYVSGKNKWRFYFNRARDLVAKNNLGQPYLETWGSFSANACASPWCAVHRGMAGVEESVSFKAFALAGMPSPNTHYYQFRVVRGATETPAAGTTIADPIGTADGQYAGDFWGLYMAIEQIDGSFLDERGLADGNVYKIENSAGDKKHQAPGQAVDSSDWNTFRDTGASTQTEAWWRANMDVNNYYTFHAINRLIGNVDLRGGYNHYYYHRSTDNRWLVIPWDVDMMFIPKRHWTTTLNGTAYPGVIAAHKALLDNPALALEFRNRAREILDLMGSDNTPNGGQIGQLIDEFSQIVNPAGAPLTLADADAAMWNMHPRTQGTDGNHSGQTNHKGNFYYSPFSDSRSGGSWTRWLKNTSYTGVAEHEDLMNYLRDYATNTWPGGAWAANNGDQRGYGYQYLASEAADAAAPNKPVITYSGAPGYPADALSFSASAFSTPGAGTYTGTQWRIAEISAPGIAGYTAGTARKYEIQATWSLSNTGTTALIPSSALGAGKTYRARVRYVDSTGRTSSWSNPIQFSAATPTSTLVHYWNFNNTASLATLITANKGYGTVTPQLIAGSTYESGTGQGFAAANARNGDTALSHLRLNNPIGSSLTFALPTTGYSNIVAAVEVFRSGSGAGTQSWSYTTDGTNYTSYGTVTVSSTAPAIAEFDFRAISAASNNPKFGLKVTFSAGAGGTVGNNRFDNFTVTGYPIPGTYANWITTAFDSSQQASTAVSGTDADADGDGRSNFMEFALASLPLSKDLADVKFAWSQDGATRYPGLKFKRPVGISGALYELRASTDMITWNTVSTTPASTTALGNGNEEVVIRDIQTDAQPKRFLRLRVTQVP; encoded by the coding sequence ATGAAAACCCACCCCCTCGCAGGCCTGGCCTGCTATCTCGTCGCGTCCGCGTGTCTGGATGCCACCCCTGTCACCATCGGGGACCCTTCGTTTGAAGGGAACTCGCTCGCCGCCAGCGGCTACAGCACGAACATCGGTCCGGAGTGGACCGGCACCAACGGCCAGAACAGCGGCAACGCCTTCGAGGAGTATATCACCGGTTTTGCGTCCAGCGGCACCGACCATCTCGGGATGGAGTTGAACTATGACGTCTGGCAGGACCTGGGTGTCACCTACCAGGCGAACACGCGCTACACGCTCACCGTCGGCTGCGGCAACCGCACCGGCAACACCCAGCCGGGGAACCAGTCCGAGTATCATCTCGCGGACTCCACCGGCGCGGTCCACGCCACCGGCCTGTTCAATGCCTCCACCCTCACGGCGATGACCTTCGCCGATGCTCCGGCGCTGGTGTTCGATACGCCGAACGATCCCACGGCGGTCGGGAAAACGATCCGGATTCTGCTGCGCTCCCGCGGCACCGGCCGGTCCCATTTCGACAACATCCGCCTGGATGCCCAGACGCTGATCCCGGCGGGCGGCGCCACCGTGGTGAACAACCCGGCCACCGCCGTGACCGCGACCACCGCCACGCTCAATGGCAGCATCACCGCGATCGGGAACGACGCGCCAAGCGTGACAATTTTCTGGGGCCCGCAGAACGGCGGCATTACCCCCGCGAACTGGGCGCACTCGGTGACCTTGGCGGGCACCTGGAGCGGCGATTTTTCCACCAGTCTCAGCGGCCTGACCCGCGGCACCGCTTACTATTACGCCGCCCGCGCCACCAACAGCGCCGGCGATTCCTGGGCCCAGCCGGCGGGCAGCTTCGAAACCGATCCGCTGCCCGCGGCGGTGTCGAACCTCGCGGCCACCAACGTCGGCGCCACCAGTGCCACCATCGGCGCGCAGGTGACCGATGATGGCGGCGAAGCTCCGGTGGTGACGCTCTACTACGGCACCACCGATGGCGGAACCGCCCAGGGGGCGTGGGCCAGCTCGATGTCCCTCGGCACCCTCACGACTTCGGCCACCACCAACCTGGCGGGCCTGACCTCGGGGGCGACCTACTACTTCCGCGCCTACGCCCAGAACTCCGGGGGCAATGCCTGGGCCGCCGCTTCGGGATCGTTCAGCACGCCGGTGGTGGTCCTGCCGGTGGTGGAGACCCGGTCCGCGGACGGCGTGACCGGCAGCACCGCCACCATGAAGGGCGAAGTTACTTCCACCGGTGGCAGCGTGCCCACGATCACCCTGTTTTATGGCCCCAGCGATGGCGGGACCAACCCGGGCTCGTGGGCAAACACGGTTTCGCTCAACACCCAGAGCGGCGAGTTTTCGAAGTTCGTCACGGGTCTGAGCCCCTCGACCACGCTGTATTACCGCTTCCGCGCGGTGAATGCCTCGGGCACGGCCTGGTCGGCGGACGCCGCCAGCTTCACCACCACCGCGTTGGTGCCGACCACGGCGGTGATCAATGAGTTCCACTACAAGGCGGCGGATGACACCAGCCTCGAGGAGTTCATCGAACTCTACAATCCGGGTGACACCTCGCTGGATGTCTCCGGGTGGACGCTTTCGAGCGCGGTCACCTACACCATCGGGGCGACGGTCAGCATTCCGGCCGGCGGTTACCTCGTGATCTGCCAGGATCCCGCGACGATGTTGTCGAAGTTCGGCGTGACCGCGCTGGGTCCCTGGAGCGGCAGCTTGAATTCGTCCGGCGAGAAGATCGTGCTGAAAAACGCGGGTGGCACCACGATCGACAGCGTCGATTACAAGGTCGGCTTCCCGTGGCCCACGGCTTCGGCGGGGGGCGGCAGCTCGGCCGAGCTCGTCAATGCCACGCTCGACAACGACCTCGGCGGCTCGTGGCGGGCCTCGGGTGCCGGCGCGACCACTCCAGCCACCTACATCGCGGCCGGGGCCACCGGTTGGAAATACAAGAAGGGCACGGCGGAGGCTTCCAGCCCGGTCGAGGCTTGGCGGGACACCGCCTACAACGACAGCGCCTGGACCACCGGCACGGCGGGCTTCGGTTACGCCGGTGGCTACACCCTCGGCACCACCCTCAGTGACATGAAGGGCACCGGGGCCAGCAACTACAGCACCCTCTATCTGCGGAAATCCTTCACCATCACCCAGACCCCGCAGAAGCTGCTGCTGCGTCTGAAATACGACGATGGCTGCGTGGTCTGGATCAACGGCCACGAGGTGGCGCGCAAGTCCGCCGCCAGCGGCCAGCTCGCCTACACCGCGCTCGCGACAACGGATCATCCGGCCTCGGCGTTCGAGGAGGTGACCATCGATCCCGCGGATTCGGTGCTCGTCGGCGGCACCAACGTGATCGCCGTGCAGGGCCTGAACCTCACTAAGAACAGCTCGGACTTCTTCTTCGACCTGGAGCTCAAGGAGGTTCCGGCGGTCAGTTCCGTGCCCACGCCCGGCGCGAAAAATTCGGTTTACCGAGCCCCGAACCTGGTGGCCCCGCAGGCCCGCCAGGTGGCGCATTCCCCAGCCCAGCCGGTGGCGAACCAGCCGGTGACCATCACCGCCCGCATCACCGATCCGGATGGCATGGGCGCGGTATCGCTGGCCTACCAGACGGTGAATCCCGGCAGCTACATCCGCCCCACCGATGCCGCCTACGCCACCGGCTGGACGTCCGTGACGATGGTGGACGACGGTACCAATGGCGACGTCACCGCTGGTGACTCCACCTACACCGCCGTCATTCCCGGCACGGTCCAAACCAACCGGCGGCTGGTGCGCTACAAGGTCACCTTCGCCGACGCGCTGGGGAATTCCCAGACGGTGCCCTACGACGACGACGAGCAGAAGAACTTCGCCTACTACGTTTATGACGGGCTGCCGTCCTGGCAGGGCGCGTTCCGCCCCGGCACCACCGCCGTGCAGACATTTTCGCCGTCCGTCCTGAACACGGTGCCGGTCTACACCCTGGTGGCGAACGGCACCGACGTCATCAACTGCCAATACAACAGCGGCTACGACGAGACCCGTTTCTACGGCACCTTCGTCTACGACGGCGTGGTGTATGACAACATCCAGTTCCGCAACCGCGGCGAGGCCTCGACCTACGTTTCGGGCAAAAACAAGTGGCGCTTCTACTTCAACCGCGCCCGTGACCTGGTGGCGAAGAACAACCTCGGCCAGCCATATCTTGAAACCTGGGGCTCGTTTTCCGCGAACGCCTGCGCCTCGCCTTGGTGCGCGGTCCATCGCGGCATGGCGGGCGTCGAGGAATCCGTTTCCTTCAAGGCCTTCGCGCTCGCCGGGATGCCCTCGCCGAACACCCACTACTACCAGTTCCGCGTGGTCCGCGGCGCGACCGAGACCCCGGCCGCGGGCACGACCATCGCCGATCCCATCGGCACCGCCGACGGCCAGTACGCCGGGGATTTCTGGGGCCTCTATATGGCCATCGAACAGATCGACGGATCCTTCCTCGACGAGCGCGGCCTTGCCGATGGCAACGTCTACAAGATCGAGAACAGCGCGGGCGACAAGAAGCACCAGGCCCCCGGCCAGGCCGTCGATTCGTCCGACTGGAACACCTTCCGCGACACCGGCGCCAGCACCCAGACAGAGGCCTGGTGGCGGGCGAACATGGACGTGAACAACTACTACACGTTCCACGCCATCAACCGCCTGATCGGCAACGTCGACCTGCGTGGCGGCTACAACCATTACTACTACCACCGTAGCACGGACAACCGCTGGCTGGTGATCCCGTGGGACGTGGACATGATGTTCATCCCGAAACGCCACTGGACCACTACCCTCAACGGCACCGCCTACCCGGGCGTCATCGCCGCCCACAAGGCGCTGCTGGACAATCCCGCGCTGGCGCTGGAGTTCCGCAACCGCGCCCGCGAGATCCTCGACCTGATGGGCTCGGACAATACCCCGAACGGCGGCCAGATCGGCCAGCTCATCGACGAGTTCAGCCAGATCGTGAACCCCGCCGGCGCGCCGCTCACCCTGGCGGATGCCGACGCGGCGATGTGGAACATGCACCCGCGCACCCAGGGCACCGATGGCAACCACAGCGGCCAGACCAACCACAAGGGGAACTTCTACTACTCGCCCTTCAGTGACAGCCGTTCGGGCGGTTCGTGGACCCGCTGGCTGAAGAACACCTCCTACACCGGCGTGGCCGAGCACGAGGACCTGATGAACTACCTCCGCGACTACGCCACCAACACCTGGCCGGGTGGCGCGTGGGCGGCGAACAACGGAGACCAGCGCGGCTACGGCTACCAGTACCTCGCTTCCGAGGCCGCGGACGCCGCCGCTCCGAACAAGCCGGTGATCACCTATTCCGGAGCCCCCGGCTATCCGGCGGATGCCCTGTCGTTTTCCGCCTCCGCCTTCAGCACGCCGGGCGCGGGCACCTACACCGGCACCCAGTGGCGCATCGCGGAGATTTCGGCTCCCGGCATCGCGGGCTACACCGCGGGCACCGCGCGGAAGTATGAGATCCAGGCGACTTGGTCGCTTTCGAACACCGGCACCACGGCGCTGATCCCCTCCTCCGCCCTCGGCGCAGGCAAGACCTATCGGGCCCGTGTCCGCTACGTGGACAGCACCGGCCGCACCAGCTCGTGGTCGAACCCGATCCAGTTCTCGGCCGCCACGCCCACCAGCACGCTGGTCCACTACTGGAATTTCAACAACACCGCCTCGCTGGCCACGCTCATCACGGCGAACAAGGGTTACGGCACGGTGACCCCGCAGTTGATCGCCGGGTCCACCTACGAAAGCGGTACCGGCCAGGGCTTCGCCGCCGCGAACGCGCGGAACGGGGATACCGCCCTCAGCCATCTCCGGTTGAACAATCCGATCGGCTCCTCCCTGACCTTCGCGCTGCCCACCACCGGCTACTCGAACATCGTCGCCGCGGTGGAGGTCTTCCGGTCCGGTTCTGGCGCGGGCACCCAGAGTTGGAGCTACACCACCGACGGCACCAACTACACCTCCTACGGCACGGTGACGGTGTCGTCCACGGCACCGGCCATCGCGGAGTTCGATTTCCGGGCGATTTCCGCGGCGAGCAACAATCCGAAATTCGGGTTGAAGGTGACCTTCAGTGCGGGTGCCGGCGGCACGGTCGGCAACAACCGTTTCGACAACTTCACCGTCACCGGCTACCCGATTCCCGGCACCTATGCGAATTGGATCACCACGGCTTTCGATTCGTCCCAGCAGGCGAGCACCGCGGTCTCCGGCACGGACGCGGATGCCGATGGCGACGGCCGTTCGAACTTCATGGAGTTCGCCCTCGCTTCGCTGCCGCTCTCGAAGGATCTCGCCGATGTGAAGTTCGCCTGGAGCCAGGATGGCGCGACCCGTTATCCGGGTTTGAAGTTCAAGCGTCCCGTCGGCATCAGCGGCGCGCTCTATGAACTCCGGGCCAGCACCGACATGATCACCTGGAACACCGTGTCCACCACTCCCGCCAGCACCACCGCCCTCGGCAATGGCAACGAGGAGGTGGTGATCCGGGACATTCAGACCGACGCCCAGCCGAAGCGGTTCCTGCGCCTGCGCGTGACACAGGTGCCGTGA
- a CDS encoding pyridoxamine 5'-phosphate oxidase family protein, protein MAQPRPEPVDPARLPELALAAMKAAKFPMLATDDAGQPRLRPVSPVKTEGFTIWVANLKSYHKTIEMAANPKVELCYLDPNHDQVRITGTAAVETDAALLAAIWEKNPLLRSYLGTPDNPALVIYRITPGRVRFMREWALEYHEVPL, encoded by the coding sequence ATGGCACAACCCCGACCGGAGCCTGTCGATCCCGCCCGCCTGCCCGAGCTCGCGCTGGCGGCGATGAAGGCCGCCAAGTTCCCGATGCTCGCCACGGACGACGCCGGGCAGCCGCGGCTGCGCCCGGTCTCACCGGTGAAGACCGAGGGCTTCACGATCTGGGTGGCCAACCTGAAAAGCTACCACAAGACCATCGAGATGGCCGCCAATCCGAAGGTGGAGCTGTGCTACCTCGATCCCAACCACGACCAGGTGCGCATCACCGGCACCGCCGCCGTGGAGACGGATGCCGCGCTGCTCGCCGCGATTTGGGAGAAGAACCCGCTGCTGCGCTCCTATCTGGGCACCCCGGACAACCCGGCACTGGTGATCTACCGGATCACGCCGGGGCGTGTCCGGTTCATGCGGGAGTGGGCTCTGGAGTATCACGAGGTGCCACTGTGA